In Benincasa hispida cultivar B227 chromosome 8, ASM972705v1, whole genome shotgun sequence, the sequence TTTTGCAGTCTGAAGTAGTCGCTCGCCGTCTAGCGTCTCTGGTCAGTCGCGTTCATGGTTGCAACCCTTTTGTCGCACCATCGTCGATTCCAATCGCGAGCATCCGCCGTTCTTCGCGTCGAGCACGGGTTCGAAGGGCAGCCACCTCTATTTGACGAACCGCTGCCGCAAGTCCCAGGTCAGCCATAGTTAGTCTGCTCGGTCGGAGTTGCGCCGCGTCGCCGGTTCTCTACAGGTCCAGTCTGTTTTCACAGCTGTTGTTGTCTTGGTCGTTGGTTTTGGATAGATTGATTGGTTGAGGTAAGATTTGAGTAGTGTGGTTGCAGTTTCTTGAGGATTGTGGAATACCCACTAACTGTTGATGTGTGTGGTTTATTCGGGTGAGTAAATGgatgtttgaaatttatttggAAAACTCAAAGGTTGATGTAAATTGGGTGTTTTGGAATTAAGCTTAAAGATTTAAAAATCGATGTTTTTGCTTTGAATTTGAAGGATGTGTTTCTGTGATTAGGGAAATTGCTTCAAGTTGCTATTGGTGTTTGGGTTCTTGATTTGATTGGGTTTTCTTGAGGATTATTGAGCACTCATTAAATTTGCGTCTCTAATTTATTGATACTCGTCGTATTTTGGATGTTGGTACGAGGTTTCAGATTATTGAAGTTGTTGTCCAGGCAACTAAAGGCCTAGTCGGCGAATTTTTGGTGAAAGGTTTCATTGGGCAAGGAAGAGGCTAAGCTTACTAGTTCCTAGATTTTCTGATTAGAGGTAAGTAATTTTACTACTAGAATCGCTTTTGTGTCAGACAATACACTGTAGATTTAACATTGAGGGTCCTGTAGTAGTTTTTTGTTagaatatttttattgttttgagGTTGGATGGACTGATTATGAaggatatatgagcatgtggtAGTATATGATGATTATGTATGAGCTTGAGCTAGAATTTTATGTTACAGTAAATGATGATTGAGCATGACccttaaattatgagttaagtaGCACTCCTATTGGAATGCCTTAAAACTAGATGAGGATTAGACATTTGCTGATCTATATAGCTATGCGATTTATTATGCGAATGTGTAgactatatgatatattatgaaATCCCGAATACTTTATTGTTTACATGATTTAGTGCCTGAAAGTGATGCATGTCCTAGggcgctagtacatgaaagagatgtactagggctggtgtgtatgaaagtgatacatacctagagggtatTGGGGTGTACGTAAGAGGTATAGCTCAGTGGGTtgtgtgtatacgaaagaggtgtatacataaccatgtgtacgaaagaggtatgcaTCCCTACATTCATAGAGATGAtatggggtgtacgaaagaggtacacactcagtgggttatgtgtatacgaaagaggtgtatacataaccaagtgtacgaaagaggtacacattcagtgggttatgtgcatacgaaagaggtgtatacgtaaccaggtgtacgaaagaggtgtatacgtaaccatgtatacgaaagaggtatacattaagtgggttatgtgtatacaaaagaggtgtatacgtaaccatgtaaccatgtgtacgaaagaggtacacattaagtgggttatgtgtatacgaaagagatgtatgcataaccatacgtacgtaagagattgtgtttccttcgggatttttACTAGAGGAtgtgggtcctacgggacttatTAGAAgtaagtttttcatgtatgtatgtgtcctgggaggactagagaagtttatatgttccgaggacatagatgcctagcctgttTAGGTAAGAGTAGGGACGCATGGGCAAatagccactgggactagttttatgcttccgcacATGATGTTTAGATTTCTCTCATGTTTTTCCACTTTCAGTCTTCATGTTTGAAACTGATTTCTAGACTCATTAAATTtccatttatgatttatgggtaccctgttatttgacttttatttagttttaatgaaaaccttttatttgactttatttatttagtatttatCTCGATACGAAAATGCGTCATTTTAAATTCCATACATGCATGTGTATAGTAACGACCTAGCTCGAGTCCTAGGGAGTCGGGTCATTCGACTACAATCTTTCCGCATGTATCAAGTCAAATCATGCATCAATCTTCACTATGAGTTGCTTCGAGTTGTTCATTTTCTGCCTTCGAGTTGCGTCGAGTAAAGATCAAGACTCATCGAGTAAGATCGAGTATCATTCAATATTTGAGTTCCATCGAGGATTTAATACATCAAACAAAGAAGGAAATTCGCATCAAGCATTTAGTAGAAACAAATCGAGCATCAAATATCCAGCATCgagaatttaataaaaattttctcagtcttttcttcatcattcctGTGTTATCTTGAGTATTTGAGCCTAGTGAAGATTGAATAACCCAACAACATGTGGGTGCTTTTCtaaaactaatattttaaaacaaattaacaagAACAATTTAGGTTTAGCTTTAAAACAAAGGATAATGTCGTAAATTTTTGGTTTGTTGGGGGAACGTAGCCTAAAGATGATTTTCCCCTTAAAGCCATCCTTCAATATAGTaagattagagaaaaaaaattaaaaaaaaaatgtttatttcaaTAATTGGTTAAACTAAAAGGGAGAAAACGTTTAGAATATAAAGAATAAATTCCTAGAAACTGTTTATTATTTGACACTAAAAGGTGGTATGGctaaatggaaaatgaaaaccttgaaatctaaaaatatataatccTAAAAATGGGTGATTCAAAACAAGACAGAAGAAATGACAATGGGACTCCTAACAAAGTGCTTGCCATCAGTCCAAATCAGCACGCCGTCCACAACCTGATCTTCTGGCACATTTCCAGTCATCGTCAATTCAAAGCTTTTCTCCTCTGCAACTCTCTCAAACTTCAAAACTTTGGGCTTCACCGAAACCTTAACTCCATCTGGGTTCATAATTCTGGCTCTGTAAACCCCTGGAGTGCTAACGTTCTTCAGTTTTCTAGTGACGGTGACATTGCCATTCAAATTCTGAACCCCAATGGAAGGATAATTGAAGTTCAAAATAGAAGCATTGGGTGGACACTTGAAAGGGCCATCAGAGAAGGCTCGAATGGTTTTGTCGTCGTAGCCACTGGCACAGAGGAATTCTAGGTAATCGTTGGGGGAAAGGTCATAGACGAGGCCAGGGTCAATGGCTCCGGTGGGGCGGATGTGGCCAGAGCCATAAGCAAAGGGGGTGGCAGGGGCAAGGTCAGGGGAGCCGCCATCGAGCATGGGTTTCATTGTGTTGTCGCGAATTCTCGCAGAGGTCATGATGGCGGATTTGATGGCAGAGGGGCTCCAGTGGGGGTGGAGAGTTCTAAGGAGGCCGACTAGACCGGAGACGTGGGGGCAAGACATGGAGGTGCCCGACATTGTTATGAATGGAACTGTTCTGTTGTCGAATGCCTCACCTGTTGGGCTTACGGCTTCTGAGAATGCTGCGATAACATTCACGCCTGGTGCCGTCACATCCGGCTGCAAAATTTGATCCAAAAAAGTTAGAATAATatcaatattaatataatattttagatttttttttatttatgatatttagataaaagtataaaatatatgtttaagagaaaatttaaaaataaaggaagagaaaaagaaaaccttGATAATCTCAGGGGAAATAACATTGGGTCCTCGAGATGAGAAGGCCGCCATGGTAGGAGCAGGTTTGGTGTTAACTTTAGCCGACGGTGGGATTAAATACCCCATTGGAtttctaccaaaaaaaaaacaaaaattctcaccattaattaattaatcaattaccaaattttcaaaaataaaagaaaaaaatagaaagagtgtaaaatttgatttacttggtGGAATTGATGTAGGAGAGAACAGCTTGACCGTCATTGTAATTAATATGGGAAGCTGGAAGAACATGGGGATCGGCGATGGTTTCGAACCCACTGAGTTCATCGTTGCATAGAATCATTCCGACAGCACCGGCAAGGGCAGCTTGTTCTCCTTTATCCACTCTTGCATTGTCTCCTCTCAAGCAAGCCAATATTTTCCCTTTCACTTTTGAATGATCCAATGTTTCCGGCTTGCAAAGCATGGCGTCGTCCATGGCGGCGTTCTTCGCTTTTGCCTGAGCTCCGGTTATCAATGGGTACAACTTATTTCCTTGTAATGCTTTTGAAAGACTCGAACCCTAATCAGTACCAACAAATAATGTTAAATACTACTCTTTTATTTACTTTGAAAATATAACCCACACACATTcatttcttccaaaaaaaaaaaaaacaaaaaaaaattctagtaCCAAAAATTTCATGCATGCCTAATACCTAGGTCAAATTCATTCTATGTTTGATACTAAGcttaaatgagatatttttagttcgattacaaatttagtctttgGAAACTCTGGAAAAGAGACTAATGATGAAGTTTCAGTGATTTTAAATAGTAATACTTAGGTATTACCTCTCCATACATTCCTTTCaatcaatataaaaaaattattattaaaaaaaccgCACAAAAATGGgcataaatattttttactttgaaatgactttcattgatttttcaatttttattttatgtgtaACAAGGAAAATTTGGAATGAATGTATTGAGTGATAACCGAAAAAGAACAAGAacatataaaatgtttattggTACAATATATAAGCTTTTACTTCTCATTTATTTgtagataaataaaatttactaatttaactttaaattctGTATTTAAAATCCCACAAGTCGTGATCATTCAATCAATAAtacaaatttatttgaaatcttTAAAGCTACAAGCATcccaaaagggaaaaaatgcGTGTTATGTTAGATtaatttgcaaaatataaagaTAAAGCTGGtaattagagagagagagagagagacaaacCATGTAACGATGGCCATTTTGGAGCTCAACAGGAGCCTGAAACTCACGGTCCAAAGTACTGGCACCAACCGTCAAAATCCAAGGTGCAGTATTAGAAGCAGTCAGAGCATCGGGGCCGGAGTTGCCGGCCGAGCATACGACGGGGATTCCTTTCTTCACTGCATGGAAGGCTGCGATGGCAATGGAATCTTCAGAGTATTCGGCTGGATCACTACCAAGGGAGAGAGAAAGAACATCAACACCGTCGTGAATGGCATGGTCGAATGCCTCGACAATATCGGAATCGAAACAACCTCCACCCTCGAGTGGCCAGCAGACCTTATAAGCGGCAACACGGGCCTTGGGAGAGCCCCCTTTGGCAGTTCCAGCGCCTGAACCGAACACACTGGCGCCGGACACATAGCTGCCCCCGGCCGTGGACAAGGTGTGGGAGCCATGACCTTCGTAGTCACGGGTGGAGTTAATGACTGATGAGAATTCTGTGGAATTTTCAGATTTTAAGTATGCAATAAAGCCCTTGTTGAAGTACTTTGCTCCGATTAATTTCctgcattttatttttaaatcattgttAAATTAACTAAACAACCTTAAtctcaatattaaaaa encodes:
- the LOC120083797 gene encoding subtilisin-like protease SBT5.4 — translated: MKISNSILILFSFLLLISSAIAAKKSYVVLLGSHSHGIEITEEDLERVVHSHHKLLGSFLGSEEKAKDAIFYSYKKHINGFAATLDEEEATKLAEHPEVAAILANRAKALHTTHSWEFMHLEKNGVIPSSSPWRIAKSGKDVIIANLDTGVWPESKSFGEHGIVGPVPSKWKGGCMDETPDRVPCNRKLIGAKYFNKGFIAYLKSENSTEFSSVINSTRDYEGHGSHTLSTAGGSYVSGASVFGSGAGTAKGGSPKARVAAYKVCWPLEGGGCFDSDIVEAFDHAIHDGVDVLSLSLGSDPAEYSEDSIAIAAFHAVKKGIPVVCSAGNSGPDALTASNTAPWILTVGASTLDREFQAPVELQNGHRYMGSSLSKALQGNKLYPLITGAQAKAKNAAMDDAMLCKPETLDHSKVKGKILACLRGDNARVDKGEQAALAGAVGMILCNDELSGFETIADPHVLPASHINYNDGQAVLSYINSTKNPMGYLIPPSAKVNTKPAPTMAAFSSRGPNVISPEIIKPDVTAPGVNVIAAFSEAVSPTGEAFDNRTVPFITMSGTSMSCPHVSGLVGLLRTLHPHWSPSAIKSAIMTSARIRDNTMKPMLDGGSPDLAPATPFAYGSGHIRPTGAIDPGLVYDLSPNDYLEFLCASGYDDKTIRAFSDGPFKCPPNASILNFNYPSIGVQNLNGNVTVTRKLKNVSTPGVYRARIMNPDGVKVSVKPKVLKFERVAEEKSFELTMTGNVPEDQVVDGVLIWTDGKHFVRSPIVISSVLF